One segment of Planctomyces sp. SH-PL62 DNA contains the following:
- a CDS encoding ABC transporter ATP-binding protein has product MTRPIISVNKISKRYILRGAGEGGRGSDFSLRGAFSDSFSAAAGLLRGKPLPKRPMTDFWALRDADFQVERGKVVGLVGRNGAGKSTLLKIMSRIVEPTSGTISMRGRVASLLEVGTGFHFDLSGRENIYLNGAILGMKRAEIARKFDEIVAFSEVEKFLDTPVKRYSSGMFVRLAFAVAAHLEPEILIIDEVLAVGDYAFQKKCLGKMRDVATGEGRTVLFVSHNMGALSQLCDEGVMLQQGRVTMTGPVQEVIRSYMKATSDLAAAGTSFEEDPSKPGQFRKLEVLHADGSTSADFSCDEPITLRITYEVRRPVRQNYLTFYIHNMEGTRVLHSDFRDLDLGHIDALQRPGVHVFEAVIPARLLGSSGYQITLDSTATFIGCLDHRAECCEITLRDLTLRDEARPGVIGARIPWTLQSSAAAPVAEAVEADAGR; this is encoded by the coding sequence ATGACTCGACCGATCATCAGCGTCAACAAGATCAGCAAACGGTACATCCTGCGCGGGGCGGGCGAAGGCGGCCGCGGGTCCGACTTCTCGCTCCGCGGCGCCTTCTCCGACTCGTTCTCCGCGGCGGCCGGCCTGCTCCGGGGCAAGCCCCTGCCGAAGCGGCCGATGACCGACTTCTGGGCGCTCCGCGACGCCGATTTCCAGGTGGAGCGCGGCAAGGTCGTCGGCCTGGTCGGCCGCAACGGCGCCGGCAAGTCGACCCTCCTGAAGATCATGAGCCGGATCGTCGAGCCGACCTCCGGGACGATCTCCATGCGGGGCCGGGTCGCCTCGCTGCTGGAGGTCGGGACCGGCTTCCACTTCGACCTCTCGGGCCGCGAGAACATCTACCTCAACGGCGCGATCCTGGGGATGAAGCGGGCCGAGATCGCCCGCAAGTTCGACGAGATCGTGGCCTTCTCCGAGGTCGAGAAGTTCCTCGACACGCCGGTGAAGCGCTACTCCTCCGGCATGTTCGTCCGCCTGGCCTTCGCCGTGGCGGCCCACCTCGAGCCGGAGATCCTGATCATCGACGAGGTCCTCGCGGTCGGCGACTACGCCTTCCAGAAGAAGTGCCTGGGCAAGATGCGCGACGTGGCCACCGGCGAGGGCCGCACCGTGCTCTTCGTCAGCCACAACATGGGCGCCCTGTCCCAGCTCTGCGACGAGGGGGTGATGCTTCAGCAAGGTCGGGTGACGATGACCGGCCCCGTCCAGGAAGTCATCCGTTCGTACATGAAGGCGACCTCCGACCTGGCGGCGGCCGGGACCTCGTTCGAGGAAGACCCGTCGAAGCCCGGCCAGTTCCGCAAGCTGGAGGTCCTCCACGCCGACGGCAGCACCTCGGCCGACTTCAGCTGCGACGAGCCGATCACCCTTCGCATCACCTACGAGGTTCGGCGGCCGGTCCGGCAGAACTACCTGACGTTCTACATCCACAACATGGAAGGGACGCGGGTCCTCCACTCGGACTTCCGGGACCTGGACCTCGGCCACATCGACGCCCTCCAGCGCCCCGGCGTCCACGTCTTCGAGGCCGTCATCCCCGCCCGGCTGCTCGGCTCCTCCGGCTACCAGATCACCCTCGACAGCACCGCCACTTTCATCGGCTGCCTCGACCACCGCGCCGAGTGCTGCGAGATCACCCTCCGCGACCTGACCCTTCGCGACGAGGCCCGCCCGGGCGTGATCGGCGCCCGCATCCCCTGGACCCTCCAGTCGTCCGCCGCCGCCCCCGTCGCCGAGGCCGTCGAGGCCGACGCCGGCCGCTGA
- a CDS encoding glycosyltransferase family 2 protein produces the protein MKLLVVVLCYKVPDLTIDCLRSLEPEIARIPGARVGVCENGTGPEAAERIRRAIDANGWGSWVDLTVVEINRGFCGGNNLVIREALASDDPPEYVILLNADTIVHEGAMASLVAFMDAHPRAGIAGSRLLSAEGELQASPFRFQGIATEFDRGLRLGLLTKVLAPPLAVDLEAPSRAEWVSGASMILRTSMLERIGLLDEGLYTYFDDIDMGLRAKAAGWEVWYVPESQVIHLEGASTGVGEATPQRVKRRPAYWFQARRRCFLKNYGKAYTALADAAFLAGFAAWRLRRRIQRHPDRDPEHFLADSFRHSVFRTGFQIREVENPALAGASKPEPTPAP, from the coding sequence ATGAAACTGCTCGTGGTGGTTCTCTGCTACAAGGTCCCCGACCTGACGATCGACTGCCTGCGCTCGCTGGAGCCGGAAATCGCCCGGATCCCCGGGGCCCGGGTCGGCGTCTGCGAGAACGGGACCGGGCCTGAAGCGGCCGAGCGGATCCGCCGCGCGATCGACGCGAACGGCTGGGGCTCCTGGGTCGACCTGACCGTCGTCGAGATCAATCGCGGCTTCTGCGGCGGCAACAACCTGGTGATCCGCGAGGCCCTCGCCTCGGACGACCCGCCGGAATACGTGATCCTCCTCAACGCCGACACGATCGTCCACGAAGGCGCGATGGCGTCGCTCGTCGCGTTCATGGACGCCCACCCCCGGGCCGGGATCGCCGGCAGCCGGCTGCTCTCGGCCGAGGGGGAGTTGCAGGCGTCCCCCTTCCGGTTCCAGGGGATCGCCACCGAGTTCGACCGGGGCCTGCGCCTGGGCCTGCTCACCAAGGTCCTCGCCCCGCCGCTCGCGGTCGACCTGGAGGCCCCCAGCCGCGCCGAGTGGGTCTCCGGCGCGAGCATGATCCTCCGCACGTCCATGCTGGAGCGGATCGGTTTGCTCGACGAGGGCCTCTACACCTACTTCGACGACATCGACATGGGCCTGCGGGCGAAGGCCGCCGGCTGGGAGGTCTGGTACGTTCCCGAGAGCCAGGTCATCCACCTGGAAGGGGCGTCCACGGGCGTCGGCGAGGCGACCCCCCAGCGCGTGAAGCGACGGCCCGCCTACTGGTTCCAGGCGCGTCGGCGGTGCTTCCTGAAGAACTACGGCAAGGCGTACACGGCCCTCGCCGACGCGGCGTTCCTCGCCGGGTTCGCCGCCTGGCGGCTGCGGCGGCGGATCCAGCGGCATCCCGACCGCGACCCCGAGCACTTCCTGGCCGACTCGTTCCGCCACAGCGTCTTCCGCACCGGATTCCAGATCCGAGAGGTCGAGAACCCGGCCCTGGCCGGCGCCTCGAAGCCGGAGCCGACCCCCGCGCCCTGA
- a CDS encoding ABC transporter permease translates to MLETQPTSASPQRSSDEYAADLDAISGEGSEHEVVIKPSSGWLAVNWGEMFEYRELLVFLIWRDISARYKQTILGGAWAILQPLITMVIFTFISRLAKIPMPNDLPVPVCVFAALIPWTMFSQGMPAAAGSLISNLNMVTKVYFPRLFLPTTAAAVFLVDGLLSVGVYALMLLYYGITPAWTIVFLPFFFLLTLMASLSMGVLLAGLTLFYRDFKHIVPFLVQIMLYVTPIFYTINPTVPVKYRWFLSLNPMFGITDAFRASVLGLPIQWDCFLISTTTAIALFLFAIHYFRRSERMFADYV, encoded by the coding sequence ATGCTCGAGACCCAACCGACGTCCGCCTCCCCCCAGCGGTCCTCCGACGAATACGCGGCCGACCTCGACGCCATTTCGGGCGAGGGCTCGGAGCATGAGGTCGTGATCAAGCCCTCCTCGGGCTGGCTCGCCGTCAACTGGGGCGAGATGTTCGAGTACCGCGAGCTGCTCGTCTTCCTCATCTGGCGTGACATCTCGGCGCGATACAAGCAGACGATCCTCGGCGGCGCCTGGGCGATCCTCCAGCCGCTGATCACGATGGTGATCTTCACGTTCATCTCGCGGCTGGCGAAGATCCCGATGCCGAACGACCTGCCGGTCCCGGTCTGCGTCTTCGCGGCCCTGATCCCCTGGACGATGTTCTCGCAGGGGATGCCGGCGGCGGCCGGCAGCCTGATCTCCAACCTGAACATGGTGACGAAGGTCTACTTCCCCAGGCTCTTCCTGCCGACCACCGCCGCGGCGGTCTTCCTGGTCGACGGCCTGCTATCGGTCGGCGTCTACGCGCTGATGCTGCTGTACTACGGGATCACCCCGGCCTGGACGATCGTCTTCCTGCCGTTCTTCTTCCTGCTGACGCTGATGGCCAGCCTCAGCATGGGGGTCTTGCTGGCGGGGCTGACGCTCTTCTATCGCGACTTCAAGCACATCGTGCCGTTCCTCGTGCAGATCATGCTGTACGTGACGCCGATCTTCTACACGATCAACCCCACGGTCCCGGTCAAGTACCGCTGGTTCCTGTCGCTCAACCCGATGTTCGGGATCACCGACGCCTTCCGGGCCTCGGTCCTGGGCCTGCCCATCCAGTGGGACTGCTTCCTGATCTCGACCACCACGGCGATCGCCCTCTTCCTGTTCGCGATCCACTACTTCCGGCGGTCCGAGCGGATGTTCGCCGACTACGTCTGA
- the rfaE2 gene encoding D-glycero-beta-D-manno-heptose 1-phosphate adenylyltransferase gives MFDNRVLVVGDVMLDRHVHGHVRRISPEAPVPVVGLLGEVCTPGGAGNVAAGLAGLGCDVTLAGLVGADAEGELLREALGSKGVARRELVERPELITVSKTRILSEAHQQLLRLDRDGDRDRFAAFDDDLLARVLPLIADQTAVVLADYEKGVVTPKVARAVIAACRARGVPCVVDPKKVDFSPYAGATVVTPNLLEAERTAGRPLTDDDEAGIAAEELREALRTDAMLITRGPQGMTLALPGAVHHIASRTRDVSDVTGAGDTVVAVLAACLGDHWPIADACRIANTAAGIAVGRPGTYVVQAGELQAAWGGLSPKVLGRQAAAAVLAEARRRGRRIVFTNGCFDILHAGHLACLEGAKRLGDLLVVGLNSDASVRGLKGPSRPVIHQDNRAGLLAGLACVDVVVVFDEPTPVELIELFEPDVLVKGGDYTIDQIAGADIVLERGGRVVALPMVPGLSTTAILDRKAG, from the coding sequence ATGTTCGACAACCGCGTCCTGGTGGTCGGCGACGTCATGCTCGACCGCCACGTGCACGGCCACGTCCGCCGGATCTCGCCCGAGGCCCCGGTCCCGGTCGTGGGCCTGCTCGGCGAGGTCTGCACCCCGGGCGGCGCCGGCAACGTGGCCGCCGGCCTGGCCGGCCTGGGCTGCGACGTGACCCTGGCCGGGCTCGTCGGCGCCGACGCCGAAGGGGAACTCCTCCGCGAGGCCCTCGGCTCCAAGGGGGTGGCGCGGCGCGAGCTGGTGGAACGCCCCGAGCTGATCACCGTCAGCAAAACCCGAATCCTCTCGGAAGCCCATCAGCAGCTCCTGCGACTCGACCGCGACGGCGACCGCGACCGCTTCGCCGCCTTCGATGACGACCTCCTGGCGCGGGTCCTCCCCCTGATCGCCGACCAGACCGCCGTGGTCCTCGCCGATTACGAGAAGGGGGTCGTCACCCCCAAGGTCGCCCGCGCGGTCATCGCCGCCTGCCGGGCCCGCGGCGTCCCCTGCGTCGTCGACCCCAAGAAGGTCGACTTCTCCCCCTACGCCGGCGCCACCGTCGTCACGCCCAACCTGCTGGAAGCCGAGCGCACCGCGGGCCGGCCGCTGACCGACGACGACGAGGCCGGAATCGCCGCCGAGGAGCTTCGCGAGGCGCTGCGCACCGACGCGATGCTGATCACGCGGGGCCCCCAGGGCATGACCCTGGCCCTCCCCGGCGCGGTCCACCACATCGCGTCGCGGACCCGGGACGTCTCCGACGTCACCGGCGCCGGCGACACCGTCGTCGCCGTCCTGGCCGCCTGCCTCGGCGACCACTGGCCGATCGCCGACGCCTGCCGGATCGCCAACACGGCCGCCGGGATCGCCGTCGGCCGCCCGGGCACCTACGTCGTCCAGGCCGGCGAACTCCAGGCCGCCTGGGGGGGCCTCTCTCCCAAGGTGCTCGGCCGCCAGGCCGCCGCCGCCGTGCTCGCGGAGGCCCGCCGCCGGGGCCGCCGGATCGTCTTCACCAACGGCTGTTTCGACATCCTCCACGCCGGCCACCTCGCCTGCCTGGAGGGCGCCAAACGGCTCGGCGACCTGCTCGTCGTCGGCCTCAACTCCGACGCCTCGGTCCGCGGCCTGAAAGGTCCGAGCCGCCCCGTCATCCATCAGGACAACCGCGCCGGGCTGCTCGCCGGCCTCGCCTGCGTCGACGTCGTCGTCGTCTTCGACGAACCCACCCCGGTGGAGCTCATCGAGCTTTTCGAGCCCGACGTCCTCGTGAAGGGCGGCGATTACACGATCGACCAGATCGCCGGGGCCGACATCGTCCTCGAGCGCGGCGGCCGCGTCGTCGCCCTGCCGATGGTCCCCGGCCTGA
- a CDS encoding NAD-dependent epimerase/dehydratase family protein has product MKVFVTGHRGFIGSHLVDLLKQEGHTVVGCDVRLFEGCEWEPIVPADVDLVKDVRKVEHVDLKGCDAVMHLAALSNDPMGALNSQITFDINRDASIRLARIAKEAGVPRYLFAGSCSVYGQGEKLDLDEGDPLNPLTAYAQSKIETEQEVSKLADDSFSPTYLRNATAYGHSPVLRIDLVVNNLLGSALSYGEIRIQSDGSPWRPLIHCRDIARTFIALANAPKEVVHDKAINVGANSENYQVKDVGDQVQRLVPDAKITYTGEVGADPRNYRVNFDLPLLAPPRLQAPVQPGQRHGGTPPQDGRARLQQGRLRGRPLRPPADPQGPHGPPGLS; this is encoded by the coding sequence ATGAAAGTCTTCGTCACGGGCCACAGGGGCTTCATCGGATCCCACCTGGTCGACCTGCTCAAGCAGGAAGGGCACACCGTCGTCGGCTGCGACGTCCGGCTGTTCGAGGGCTGCGAGTGGGAGCCGATCGTCCCGGCCGACGTCGACCTCGTCAAGGACGTCCGCAAGGTCGAGCACGTCGACCTCAAGGGCTGCGACGCGGTGATGCACCTCGCGGCCCTCTCGAACGACCCCATGGGCGCGCTCAACTCCCAGATCACGTTCGACATCAACCGCGACGCCTCCATCCGGCTCGCCCGGATCGCCAAGGAGGCCGGCGTCCCCCGCTACCTCTTCGCCGGGAGCTGCTCGGTCTACGGCCAGGGCGAGAAGCTCGACCTCGACGAAGGCGATCCGCTCAACCCCCTGACCGCCTACGCCCAGTCCAAGATCGAGACCGAGCAGGAAGTCTCCAAGCTCGCCGACGACTCGTTCAGCCCGACCTACCTCCGCAACGCCACCGCCTACGGCCATTCGCCGGTCCTGCGGATCGACCTGGTCGTCAACAACCTGCTCGGCTCGGCCCTCTCCTACGGCGAGATCCGCATCCAGTCGGACGGCTCCCCCTGGCGCCCGCTGATCCATTGCCGCGACATCGCCCGCACCTTCATCGCCCTGGCGAACGCCCCCAAGGAGGTCGTCCACGACAAGGCGATCAACGTCGGCGCCAACAGCGAGAACTACCAGGTCAAGGACGTCGGCGACCAGGTCCAGCGGCTCGTCCCCGACGCCAAGATCACCTACACCGGCGAGGTCGGCGCCGACCCCCGCAACTACCGCGTCAACTTCGACCTGCCTCTACTCGCTCCTCCCCGACTACAAGCTCCAGTACAACCTGGCCAGCGGCATGGAGGAACTCCACCGCAAGATGGTCGAGCACGGCTTCAGCAAGGAAGACTTCGAGGGCGACCGCTACGTCCGCCTGCGGACCCTCAAGGGCCGCATGGACCGCCTGGGCTGAGCTGA
- the rfbF gene encoding glucose-1-phosphate cytidylyltransferase, with the protein MKDRLSDVPVFVLCGGLGTRLREETELRPKPMVPVGSRPIVWHIMRTYAHHGFRRFILCLGYKAEVVKSYFLNYSSMNSDFTVELKSNNVSVHSVDHDQDWEVTLAFTGELTMTGGRVARAAEKYLGDASRFAVTYGDGVTDANLADEFAFHLKGGNMGTVLGVNPPSRFGELKMDGDRVEEFSEKPEFVDSWINGGYFFFEREFLSYLSPDEGCILEREPLIRLAQDGKLDMFRHRGYWACMDTQRDLEQLNKLWDSGRAPWAV; encoded by the coding sequence GTGAAAGATCGACTGTCCGACGTGCCCGTCTTCGTGCTCTGCGGCGGCCTGGGGACCCGGCTTCGCGAGGAGACCGAGCTGCGTCCCAAGCCCATGGTCCCGGTCGGGTCCCGCCCGATCGTCTGGCACATCATGCGGACCTACGCCCACCACGGGTTCCGGCGGTTCATCCTCTGCCTGGGATACAAGGCCGAGGTCGTGAAGTCATACTTCCTCAATTACTCCTCGATGAACAGCGACTTCACCGTCGAGCTCAAGAGCAACAACGTCTCGGTCCACTCGGTCGACCACGACCAGGACTGGGAGGTCACGCTGGCGTTCACCGGCGAGCTGACCATGACCGGCGGCCGGGTGGCCCGCGCCGCGGAGAAGTACCTGGGCGACGCCTCGCGGTTCGCGGTCACCTACGGCGACGGGGTGACCGACGCCAACCTCGCCGACGAGTTCGCGTTCCACCTCAAGGGGGGGAACATGGGCACCGTGCTGGGGGTCAATCCCCCCTCCCGCTTCGGCGAGCTGAAGATGGACGGCGACCGCGTCGAGGAGTTCAGCGAGAAGCCCGAGTTCGTCGACAGCTGGATCAACGGCGGCTACTTCTTCTTCGAGCGCGAGTTCCTCTCCTACCTCAGCCCGGACGAGGGCTGCATCCTGGAGCGCGAGCCCCTCATCCGGCTCGCGCAGGACGGCAAGCTCGACATGTTCCGGCATCGCGGCTACTGGGCCTGCATGGACACCCAGCGCGACCTGGAGCAGCTCAATAAGCTCTGGGATTCGGGCCGGGCCCCCTGGGCCGTCTGA
- a CDS encoding glycosyltransferase: MDDVGLVAIGRNEGDRLRLCLASAGGLGLVLIYVDSGSSDGSVELARGLGAEVVELDLTTPFTAARARNAGLERLRELAPDARYVQFIDGDCELADGWIDRARRELDERPETAAVCGRLRERHPERSVYNRLADLEWDTPIGEARACGGIAMMRTAALDRVGGFNPELIAGEEPELCVRLRRDGWKIFRIDADMAAHDMAMTRLRQWWRRSVRTGHAFAEGAALHGAPPERHYVRETRSLVAWGMVLPLAALALAWPTRGLSLLALAAAYVLLFARVYRGVRSRRGWRPADARAYACFVTLGKIPGALGVARYWAGRLSGRRSRVIEHRGPAGA, encoded by the coding sequence ATGGATGACGTCGGCCTGGTCGCGATCGGTCGGAACGAGGGGGATCGCCTGCGACTCTGCCTGGCCTCGGCCGGGGGCCTGGGCCTGGTCCTGATTTACGTCGACTCCGGTTCGAGCGACGGCAGCGTCGAGCTGGCCCGGGGCCTGGGGGCGGAGGTCGTCGAACTCGACCTGACCACGCCGTTCACCGCCGCCAGGGCGCGGAACGCCGGGCTCGAACGACTGCGCGAACTCGCCCCGGACGCCCGGTACGTGCAGTTCATCGACGGCGATTGCGAGCTGGCCGACGGCTGGATCGACCGCGCCCGTCGCGAGCTGGACGAGCGCCCCGAGACGGCGGCCGTCTGCGGTCGGCTCCGCGAGCGCCACCCCGAGCGATCCGTCTACAACCGCCTGGCCGACCTGGAGTGGGACACCCCGATCGGCGAGGCCCGAGCCTGCGGCGGCATCGCCATGATGCGGACGGCGGCCCTGGACCGGGTCGGCGGGTTCAACCCCGAGCTGATCGCCGGCGAGGAGCCCGAGCTTTGCGTCCGGCTCCGTCGCGACGGCTGGAAGATCTTCCGGATCGACGCCGACATGGCCGCCCACGACATGGCGATGACCCGACTCCGCCAGTGGTGGCGGCGCTCGGTGCGGACCGGCCACGCCTTCGCCGAGGGGGCGGCGCTCCACGGCGCGCCCCCCGAGCGGCACTACGTCCGCGAGACCCGGAGCCTCGTCGCCTGGGGGATGGTCCTCCCCCTGGCGGCCCTGGCCCTCGCCTGGCCGACGCGGGGGCTGAGCCTCCTGGCCCTCGCCGCCGCCTACGTCCTCCTCTTCGCCAGGGTCTACCGCGGCGTCCGATCCCGGCGAGGCTGGCGTCCGGCCGACGCGCGAGCCTACGCCTGCTTCGTGACCCTCGGCAAGATCCCCGGCGCCCTGGGCGTGGCGCGGTACTGGGCGGGCCGACTCTCGGGCCGCCGCAGCCGCGTCATCGAACATCGCGGCCCGGCCGGGGCCTGA